The Dehalogenimonas lykanthroporepellens BL-DC-9 genome includes a window with the following:
- a CDS encoding conserved hypothetical protein (KEGG: deb:DehaBAV1_0014 hypothetical protein): protein MYRKVLVIVLVTVLAATAAGCFTVGSIVGRGPVETRDFEFDSFTRLQVSSAFEVTVARSDEFSVSVTTNENLFDYLDLSRVGDTLSLRLKSGSYTFASLKARVTMPDIFSAEITSASEATISGFEFTHALNLTASGASQIHLTDMTTGELTLQVSGASRLTGDVNSGEGSFNISGASTLELSGSGGGLTVTGSGASTVALKEFTAGNIGLDFSGATTGSVRAGGRLDVTLSGASSLRYFGNPVIGDVNVSGGSSLNSG, encoded by the coding sequence ATGTATCGAAAAGTGCTGGTTATCGTTCTCGTCACTGTTCTGGCGGCCACAGCCGCCGGCTGTTTCACCGTCGGCAGTATCGTCGGCCGGGGGCCGGTGGAAACCCGGGACTTCGAATTCGACAGCTTCACCCGTTTGCAGGTATCCAGCGCCTTCGAGGTGACGGTTGCCCGGTCGGATGAATTCTCCGTGAGTGTTACCACTAACGAGAACCTCTTCGATTATCTTGACCTGAGCCGGGTCGGCGATACGCTGAGCCTTCGCTTGAAAAGCGGCAGTTATACCTTCGCTTCTCTCAAGGCGCGGGTGACCATGCCCGACATTTTCAGCGCCGAGATTACCAGCGCTTCTGAAGCCACCATTTCCGGCTTCGAATTCACCCATGCTCTGAACCTGACCGCTTCCGGTGCCAGCCAGATTCACCTGACCGATATGACCACGGGTGAACTGACACTACAGGTATCCGGTGCTTCCCGCCTGACCGGTGATGTCAATTCTGGTGAAGGGTCCTTCAATATCTCCGGCGCCTCGACTCTGGAACTGAGTGGTTCAGGCGGTGGGCTTACGGTCACCGGCTCCGGGGCTTCGACTGTGGCCTTGAAGGAATTTACTGCCGGCAATATCGGTTTGGATTTCTCCGGCGCCACCACCGGCTCGGTACGCGCTGGCGGCCGGCTGGATGTGACGCTTTCGGGTGCTTCCTCATTACGCTATTTTGGTAACCCGGTAATCGGAGACGTCAATGTCAGCGGCGGCTCGTCGCTGAACAGCGGGTAA